Genomic DNA from Streptomyces sp. GS7:
TCGCAGGGGTTCGTCGCCGTCGTCGTCGAGGCGGGGCAGGGAGTCGAGCAGGGCGCGGGTGTAGGGGTGGGCCGGTGTGGCGAAGAGGGTGTCCACGTCGGCCTGTTCGACGGCCGTGCCGCCGTACATCACGAGCACCTCGTGGGCGACGCGGGCGACCACGCCGAGGTCGTGCGTGATCATGATGACGGCCAGTTGCCGCTCCTGCTGGATCCGGGCGATGAGTTCCAGGATCTGTGCCTGGACGGTGACGTCCAGGGCGGTGGTCGGTTCATCCGCGATGAGCAGGTCGGGTTCGCAGGCCAGGGCCATGGCGATCATCACCCGCTGGCGCATGCCTCCGGAGAACTGGTGCGGGTGGTCGCGCGCCCGGCGCCGCGGGTCGGGAATGCCGACCTCGGCGAGCGCTTCCACGGCACGCGCACGGGCGGCTCGTCTGCCACTGCCGAAGTGCACGCGGTGGTGCTCGGCTATCTGCTCGCCCACTGTGTAGTACGGGTGGAGGCTGGAAAGCGGGTCCTGGAAGATCATCGCCATCCTCCGGCCGCGCAGCCGGTTCAGCTCGCGCTCCGCCAGCCCGGTCAGTTCCCGGCCGCCCAGCGTGATGGAACCGCTGACCGAGGCGCCGGTGTGCAACCCCATCACGGCCAGGGAGGTGACGGACTTGCCGGAGCCGGACTCGCCGACGATGCCGAGTGTCTCTCCCGGCCGTACCGCGAAGCCCAGGCCGTCCACGGCCCGTACCGTGCCGCGCGGGGTGGCGAAGGTGACCGTCAGGTCCTCTACGCACAGGAGGGGGTCGGGGGTGCTCATCAGTACCTCACTCGCGGGTCCACGACGGCATAGAGCAGGTCGACGGCCAGGTTGGCGATGACGATGAAGGTGGCCGCCAGGAGCGTCACTCCGAGGATCACCGGCTGGTCGCCGCTGGAGAGCGCACCGTAGAAGAGCCGTCCGATGCCGGGGAGCCCGAAGATGGACTCGGTGATCACCGCGCCGGCGAGGAGCCCGCCCAGGTCCATGCCGAAAATGGTCAAGATGGGGGTCATACCTGCCCGTAGGCCGTGTTTCACCACGACGGTCCGGTACGGCAGGCCCTTGGCGCGGGCGGTGCGGATGTAGGGTTCCGCCATCGTCTCGATCATCGAACTGCGGCTCTGCCGCGCATACATCGCCGCGTACAGGATGGCCAGGGCCACCCAGGGCAGTATCAGGTTCGACGCCCAGTGCAACGGGTCGTCGCCGAAGGGCACATACCCCGGATAGGGCAGCAGGCCGGCGATCCGGATCACGCCGTAGATCAGCATCATCGAGGTGAAGTAGACCGGCAGCGAGGCGGCGGCCACGGCACCGACCATGAGAGCGCGATCCGTGAGGGTGTCCTTGCGCAGGGCCGCGACGACCCCTGCCGACAGCCCGAGGACCAGCCAGATCACGGCGGCGCCGAAAGCCAGTGAGGCGGAGACCGGCAGACGGTCCGTCATGAGATCCCAGACATCCTCGCTGTTCTCGTAGGAGTAGCCCAGGCACGGGAAGTGGCAGTGCAGCGTGTACTGTCCGCTGCCCATGGAGCGGCCGGTGAAGATGCCGGCGACGAAGTCGGTGAACTGTCGCCACAGCGGCTGGTCGAGACCCATGTGCGCACGGATCGCCGCCAGTCGTTCGGTGCTGCACGACTTGCCGCAGGCCGCGGCCGCCGGGTCGGAC
This window encodes:
- a CDS encoding ABC transporter ATP-binding protein → MSTPDPLLCVEDLTVTFATPRGTVRAVDGLGFAVRPGETLGIVGESGSGKSVTSLAVMGLHTGASVSGSITLGGRELTGLAERELNRLRGRRMAMIFQDPLSSLHPYYTVGEQIAEHHRVHFGSGRRAARARAVEALAEVGIPDPRRRARDHPHQFSGGMRQRVMIAMALACEPDLLIADEPTTALDVTVQAQILELIARIQQERQLAVIMITHDLGVVARVAHEVLVMYGGTAVEQADVDTLFATPAHPYTRALLDSLPRLDDDGDEPLRAITGSPPSLLTPAPGCAFAPRCPRLACATAEERTRCESDRPLLDGPAGHPAACHFPTYEGVIS
- a CDS encoding ABC transporter permease; amino-acid sequence: MIQYVGRRLLSAIGVLIAVAAITFVIFYVLPSDPAAAACGKSCSTERLAAIRAHMGLDQPLWRQFTDFVAGIFTGRSMGSGQYTLHCHFPCLGYSYENSEDVWDLMTDRLPVSASLAFGAAVIWLVLGLSAGVVAALRKDTLTDRALMVGAVAAASLPVYFTSMMLIYGVIRIAGLLPYPGYVPFGDDPLHWASNLILPWVALAILYAAMYARQSRSSMIETMAEPYIRTARAKGLPYRTVVVKHGLRAGMTPILTIFGMDLGGLLAGAVITESIFGLPGIGRLFYGALSSGDQPVILGVTLLAATFIVIANLAVDLLYAVVDPRVRY